Genomic segment of Triticum aestivum cultivar Chinese Spring chromosome 6A, IWGSC CS RefSeq v2.1, whole genome shotgun sequence:
GGCCACAGGCTGCTTCAGCCTGACGCAGAGCTCCGGTGGCGCGTGCCGGCCGTTCGGGCTCCTGTTCCCGAGCACGTCCAACGGCTCGCCCGATGCCGCGGGGCAGGCGCGCTGTTCATCGAAGCGATCGTACGCGGCGCGCGTTCAGGACCAGGACGCGGAGCAGCGGGCCACCAAGAAGCGGTGCGGTGCGAGCAGGAAGACGAGCAAGGCGAAGCCGGCGGCGCCCACCACCACCTCGCCCAAGGGAGACCCGCAAAGCCTCACCGCAAAGGTAAATTCGGTACCGAAACGGCACTTCTTTCTACTGCTCGAATTCATTGCGTTACCTTGGGGATTTCGGAGGATCTGAACGGTGAATGTACCATTCCGTGTTGCAGAACCGGCGGGAGAAGATCAGCGAACGGCTCCGGACACTGCAGGAGCTGGTGCCCAACGGCACCAAGGTCGACATGGTCACCATGCTCGAGAAGGCATTCAGCTACGTCCAGTTCCTGCAGCTGCAAGTCAAGGTGCTGGCGACGGACGAGTTCTGGCCGGCGCAAGGGGGAACGGCGCCGGAGATCTCCCAGGTGAAGGAGGCGCTGGACGCCATCTTGTCGTCGCAGAGGGGCAACTGAATTGAACTGAACTAGTGTAGCTAGAAAGGAGAAACTGCTTTGGCTCAGCCTCCGCGACAAACGTATAAGGATATGGTAGAGATTAATCAACAACGAACCACCTCGTTCGAAGATAAATAAGGAGACATATGCAGGGAAATACCCCTTTCCTGGGTATATATACACTCAGaaattagaagaaaaaaataaaaataaaaagttcaGATTTTTAATAATCTTAAGTTCCTTTAGCACTAGTATGTAATTTTCCGTCAACCAAAACCCTGCATTGACTTCGGggcgaaaaaacaaaaaaattggtcaaaatagtgtgaatagtgtcATGTACCCAATAGTGTGAGTATATACCAATAATTTTAGTTTCTTTTTGCCCAGAAGTCAACGGTGGGTTTTGGTCGATGAAAAATTACATACGCGTGTATAAGAAAGTGAAGTTTATTCCAAAAATGTTTCTAAACTTTTTTGACTTTTTTTgtaattactccctctgtaaagtaatataagggtgtttagatcactaaaatagtgatctaaatgctcttatttAGTCTACGAAGGGCTttaatgatctaaatgctcttatattaatttacggagagagtactaaatatTTTTCCAATTCCTGAGTGTATATACACCCAGAAACCAAACGTCTGCACCCGGCATATGCAAACGTACATCCTCTTGTTTACTCTCGCCAATTTGTACCCTTTTACTAGGGAACTAGGCTGGGTTATGTATATGTACTTGATCTGATGCAGTGATGTAGAGCGAGAGAGGTTTAACATTTTGTTAATACTAAGTTTTTTTGTAAAATTTAGGTTCATATTCTTTCTACAGTTAATTAAATAGAACCCCAATAGCGAGCGAACGTTCGTTGTGGGGCTTCGTAATTGTGAACGTTTTCTATGGCAAATTCTTCGAAAGCACATGGCAATTTCAAGCCCAATGTCGAAACTAGATTTGTATTTATGTGACATGATAGAAACAATTGTTCGGGTGCGAATTGGGGTCTTACCCTTCACATACTTGGGGATACCAATCCACCATCGCAAGCTTTCTAacaaagaatggaagtgcattgagtaTAGATTTGAGAAAAAActaagttgctggaagggcaagcttatgtcatacgAAGGCCGACTAATTCTCATTAACTCGgctctcacgagtatgcctatgtttctcttgtccCTTTTTGAGGTACCAGTTGAAGTCCGAAAAAGGCTTGATTTCTATAGATCGCGCTTCTTCTGGCAGAGCGATGAACTAAAACGAAAGTACAGACTCGCTAAATGTGATAtcatttgtaggccgaaagaccaagggggcctcgacattgaaaatttagaggtgaagaacagatgtcttctcagcaagtggctgtataAGCTATCTGTAGAGATGGATGCCACATGGGCccagattctgcgtaataagtaccttcaaTCCAAAACCTTATCCCAGGTGACGGTGAGGCCGGCTgactcgcctttttggaaaggactgatgagagtAAAATCAGTCTTTTTCAACAGGACAAGGTTTGTAGTTGGAAATGGTACTACCACGAGATTCTGGGaagatacatggctaggggagatgCCCCTTGCACTCCAATATCCTTCTCTTTATAATATTGTTCAGCGAAGAGACGCTTACGTTGCAACAGTATTACAGTCCAATCCTCTTAATATTCAATTTAGGGGGACGCTAGCGGGAAACCATTGAGAAGtctggctccatcttgtgagaagattgatggatgtttAGCTATTTCAATAGCCCGATCAGTTGCGCTGGAAACTAACTAAGAATGAAGAgttttcggttaaatccatgtatttggatgttATCGACTCTAGCTCTATTCCTCGTttgaaacatgtttggaaagtcaaagtgtctttgaaaattaaagtgtttatgtggtttgtccataaacaagtcatATTAACTAAGGATAATTTGGCAAAACGCAACTGAATAGGATCTACAACATGTAGCTTCTGTGATCGTGGTGAATccatcaaacacctttttcttgactGCCCTTTGACAAAATATTTGTGGCGATCGGTCCACATAGCATTTAGCATTACTCCTCCGAGTactatcaacacgttatttgggacgtggctagacGGGATAGATTCCGAAATGGTGAGACACatccgtgtaggagtatgtgctttattatgggcagtctggaactgcagaaacgatttggtttttaacagaacaataaatattcatttcttgcaggttattttccgagccacatCACTGATCCGTATGTGgccgctactcactccgacggaggctagggagcgtatggttactggatctatccgatgggagacggTAGCTCGGGCTATCTtaaaccggtttggatgacggtcatgtaatagaATAGGCATTTAGTGTTTCCTATCTTTTTTATGCCGGCCAATTGTGGCTATCCTGTTATTTTGTTAGCTCTTTGTGAgctttttttctttcatttttaagACCTGAAGACTTATGTTAAACCTTTTGCTTATTAATAATATGACTGTATGCATCCTTCTATGTAGAGGCCGGGGATcaacccccttttcgaaaaaatatCCGCGATTAACTCTGGATGCACAACTACGAGGAGAGTACTTGATCTCCGTACCAATCATGCAAAAACTAGCAAAACTAATTCACAATTACTCCAtctgttccgaattacttgtcgcaggtatggatgtatctagatgtattttagttctagatacatccatttctgtgacgagtaatttggaacggagtgAGTAGATGATAGCCCATGCTTCTAGTTATGCCAAAATTAATTGTGCCGACattatttcttttttcctttgataAAGATCGATCCAAGAGGAAAACATTTCAGTTTCGTTCCTTCTATATTCTGCCGCTTCTTCGAACAGTTCAGCTGTGGCATCAAAAGATTAGAAATCATCCCAGTAGAATATTAGGTTGACCAATTACATGCATTGTACACCTACTATCGCCTTAAATGAGCCCCAAATAAGCTAGCCCCACTAGCTAATGAAGCTGTAGCTGACTTTGCCAAAGCTCTCGATCATGAGCGGCATTTCAATGATCCTGTGCGTTACCGCAGGCGGGACATATGAGTGCGTTTTTTTCATGCAAGCCGACAGAATCTTATCAGCTTGCCCAAGTGTTAGATTCCACATACGCATTTTTTTTTCCTGCTAAGTTTACTCTTATAGTTGAGTAATGATTCTGGATCTTTGGAGTTCCATACGTTTTTTTAACTTGAGAAAGACTAAAGGGAGAGTGGTGGCAGATACATGCAACCCCTAGCTAGTAGTTGCATAATGCATGGATTGAACACAATTCGTCAGAAGAAAAATATGTATAGAACCAACTATACTTGAACCTGTTGAATTCTCTAACATTCTTAATCCTAAACCGTACCTGATTTTGAGTATGGTCTCGCATCCTGGGTCTTCAATTTGTTAGCTGTTCGAAGTACTTTAAAGTGAGAACCTAAAAAAGGATTTAAAAAGTTATTACATACCAATTACCATAATCATTTTCATGTTCTTACAAGACAAGATGAATACattaccttttatatctttagccACATTCACGAATGATCATCTTTTAAGAAAAAATATAGTTGTTGTCATTTCTTATATCATTCCAAGATTACATTTCTCGAATTTTATGAAATCTTAACGGTTGCAAAATCACCAGCGAAaacgtctccttcctcctcccgtcGGTGCCGCCGCGTATACGCCCCGCCTCCAATGGCGTTTGGCATGTGGAGGTGTGGAGGATCTCGGCCCCCCGCCAGCGGGAGGGTCCCCGTtcttatttttgctaggttgaacgTCTTGGTTAGGGCTATGTGGCGGCGGCGACGTCCCTCGGTAGCAATAATGTCTCCCACGTCCTATCCCCGTCTCGATGTTGCGAATAGCGTTGTTGGTGGATGTGTGGAGGTATGTCTCCGTCGGATCCCATCGGATTCGGTCGGTGCCGGTCTTCGGTGGATCTATTTGGATCCAGTTTTTATTCGTCTTCGTTTGCGTGGTTCCAGGTTTGATCTTTCGGATCTACAATTCTCTTCATTGGCGATGGTTGCTGCTCTGGTGTGCTGGTcctttggggccttagcacgacgccttcccgactgtctactacaacaaggtttgtccggctccggtgatggaggggcgatgacggcgacgtgccttcggctcgctccagtctttgtagtcgtcgctaggtggtccatagacctggttgtaatttttattacctcttgtgttctctgtactgccatgattgatgaaTATATTGGAAATTTCTCTCGCAAAAAAAGATTTATATCCCAAGAACGTGAAAAACATCCGTGTCGGTTTTGCAACTGATATAGAATAGAGCTGTAAAAATTTATTGTAGGAATATGAGTATTTTTCATGTTAAAAAACTAGAAATATCAAAAAAAAAATTTGCCTTTATTCGCAGAAGGAGGCACATGGCCATATTTTTGTGGATGAATGCAAGCAAAACGTTAACTTCATCAAAATATAACGCAACTGATTCCGCAAACTCCCTTTAAATTGCCATCCTACCTTTATCTCACTCGCTGCCTCCAAGGCGTCAATTATTGTGGTGCTTCCATGCTCACTCGCTCTTTAATTAATCAGCTAATTAAGTCATAGCTCATCGATAGGtctaacaattttttttctatcCCATCAGTCAGGACAGAGTGGCTTCTAGCTAGGGCAATGTGATGGAGTACTTACGGCATCTCTAATAAGTTGTATGTTAGTTTTGTTGATAAAatgtccatgtcatcaaccaacaagctCACATACAACTATTTCAATGGGTTGTATGTAAGCTATTCAATAGATGGTGAGAAAATAAATATGATTGCTCTTTATTTTATCTTAGAGTttgtgcaaaggttgttggttaatctacatacaactttgctctTTTTTCACATTTAATACATGCCACATTATCATTTTGTCCTAGGTGGCAAATTTACCAACTCCTATCTTACAACTGTTGAAGATGCCCTTAAAATTGGTGACAACTCAGCTGCCAGTGCGATGGAGTATCTCGAAGTACAAACCGTACTCTCGAAACAATTGGAAAACGAGAATGCAGGTGCCGCTTCGGGAAAGTGGCAATTCATATTGCCAACCAGGCCATGGTACGTACAGTACCAGTTTTAAATCCTATCCAAAAGTACAGATTCGGCGTGTTAACGTGTTGGGAGCCTTTTGTCAACAAATACAAAATTTACGTGCATGCTTTGATTCTTCAAATTTGAAAACGGAATGTACTTGCACCCTCCATTATTGGCTTATATATTGCCCTGGACCACCTCTATGACTGTTCCAAATTTTCCCGTAGCTTAGCAAATGCACTACAGGAATCCAAGTTCCAACAGAACACACAAGGCCCAATGCCCCACGGCCAAAGAACTCCTGCAGCAGTGGTGCAAAGTAGAACACGTACGTTTTTTTTTCAAAAGGAAGTATAACACGTACGTACGCCCATGCATTATCGATCTAGTCTAGTTACACACACTCCCCCAACAGCCAACTTATGTATCGCCTTCCTTTCGCCGGATGAAGTTAAAAGACACGTACGTGCACGTGTGCGGGCAGAACAATCATTTGGACGAATTTAATGGACGCTATGCTTAATATAGAACGGTTGAGAGTGTGATGCGCAGCGCAGACAGAACGGTTGGCCCGCACGCACGCTGCGGTAGTTAACTGTCAGGCGGTCGGCTCGATCGTCCTCTCCTCGGGGTGGCATAGCAGGCAGGCAATGCGAGAATCCTATTCTTCAGAGTCGAGAGTGCAACATGCTTACACGGGAGGATCCTAGAACAGAGCTAGTTCGGTGACACTGTTAATCGATCGATCTCATTGcatccggccggccggccggctgccgAAATCGGTAAACTATGAGTATATATGTATACTCGAGCGGTTAGTTGGTTGGTCCTTGGCCCCACGCTCATTAATGAACTCCACGTGCGCGGATTAGTTGAGAGAGAAACCCTGGCTGGGTTGGGCACGCTCGCCATTAATTGCCCAATCCCTCGTCGATCCATCAAGCATGAGCCAAGGGATATGCATGCCAAGTTGACAATAATGCTGCATGGAGTAGCTATCTACACGTACGCTGTTGTCCGACCAAACAACCCTGCAGTAAAACTCATTTCCCAACTCTCTAGATCGACCGGCGTGCGTACATACTCATGCCCTAGTAACAGCACAGATACTCGTACAGTACTACTACTTAGatcatggttaataatacagccaactaTCGAATATAATCTGCTTATGTCactttattgtacttgctcttaactTTGCCGCG
This window contains:
- the LOC123130843 gene encoding putative transcription factor bHLH086, translated to MALVRERMVMCDGGFDAEASVFDALGYGGHDVLLGGLEAAAHFGGYAYAHDEPAGAESAYAPESASWAGAGASVLAFDRAARGHAVQAIAEEEAWMDAMDEDQHAGPASTIGFDPATGCFSLTQSSGGACRPFGLLFPSTSNGSPDAAGQARCSSKRSYAARVQDQDAEQRATKKRCGASRKTSKAKPAAPTTTSPKGDPQSLTAKNRREKISERLRTLQELVPNGTKVDMVTMLEKAFSYVQFLQLQVKVLATDEFWPAQGGTAPEISQVKEALDAILSSQRGN